The following are encoded in a window of Sminthopsis crassicaudata isolate SCR6 chromosome 5, ASM4859323v1, whole genome shotgun sequence genomic DNA:
- the LOC141543984 gene encoding uncharacterized protein LOC141543984, whose protein sequence is MVPQASCELSTLIKNPKPRAPPSCKCPQSAAVLLLLHSEELPSHPKPAAQLALAFPMSHKFIRSSQTQNQMTIKFRKIQKTQEKEKKKSDVLVDVRGKKITRETRNIPYPLQAHKTSKKCAVRKALEEDDDTVSSWDSEEYPKDSEVEEKKSDMLVDNNTSKETTSETPHIPSEQQAHSISEKSAARKRLEKEEDTKSLWDSKVFSIKLF, encoded by the exons atggtgcctcaagcttcctgTGAGCTCTCCACTCTGATcaagaaccccaaaccaagagctccaccctcctgcaagtgcccacagtcaGCAGCTGTcctactgcttctgcactcagaAGAACTTCCTTCTCATCCAAAGCCAGCAGCACAGCTGGCCCTGGCATTCCCAATGAGCCACAAATTCATTCGGTCTTCCCAGACTCAAAACCAGATGACAATCAAGTTCAG gaAGATTCagaagactcaagagaaggaaaaaaagaaaagtgatgtaTTGGTTGACGTTAGAGGTAAAAAAATAACTCGTGAAACTCGAAATATTCCCTATCCACTACAAGCTCACAAAACATCAAAGAAATGTGCTGTGAGAAAAG CATTAGAAGAAGACGACGACACAGTGTCATCTTGGGATTCAGAg GAATATCCAAAAGACTCAGAGGtcgaagaaaagaaaagtgacatGTTAGTTGACAACAATACTAGTAAAGAAACAACTTCTGAAACTCCACATATTCCCAGTGAGCAACAGGCTCACAGTATATCAGAGAAAAGTGCTGCAAGAAAAA gattggaaaaggaagaagataccAAGTCACTGTGGGATTCAAAggtattttctattaagttatttTGA